A genomic region of Candidatus Bathyarchaeota archaeon contains the following coding sequences:
- a CDS encoding ribosomal protein L13e gives MHIVRPLVFKKNGKQRTGKGFSLGELKEAGLNKKQALMLRIPVDSRRRTVHTENIENLKKILEKEGKSEKTKSKKEEAKEKTKRGKKEKRET, from the coding sequence ATGCACATTGTTAGGCCATTGGTTTTCAAGAAAAATGGGAAACAGCGTACGGGGAAGGGCTTCAGTCTAGGCGAGTTGAAAGAGGCAGGATTAAACAAAAAACAAGCCTTAATGCTTAGAATACCAGTGGACTCAAGAAGGAGAACAGTGCACACGGAAAACATTGAAAACCTCAAGAAGATTTTAGAAAAGGAAGGTAAAAGCGAAAAAACTAAATCCAAAAAAGAAGAAGCAAAGGAGAAAACTAAAAGAGGAAAGAAGGAAAAGAGAGAAACGTGA
- a CDS encoding arcadin 1, translating into MNKIESIRDLDGNLGKRIELVEERPIPQFAIRPQTEEARVVQEVFQALQQQLPIFPARAQFSVPKIILFLTEQEYESLGIDFDVNQVYEITLENQSIKFRKTS; encoded by the coding sequence GTGAACAAGATTGAGTCAATACGCGACCTTGACGGAAACCTTGGAAAACGCATAGAACTTGTTGAAGAACGGCCTATTCCACAGTTTGCCATTAGACCTCAAACTGAAGAAGCTAGGGTTGTCCAAGAGGTATTCCAGGCTCTGCAACAGCAATTGCCCATTTTTCCGGCAAGGGCGCAGTTTAGTGTCCCGAAGATAATATTATTTTTGACTGAACAAGAGTATGAAAGTCTAGGTATAGACTTTGACGTTAACCAGGTTTATGAGATAACCCTTGAAAATCAGTCCATAAAGTTTAGGAAAACTTCATGA
- a CDS encoding acylphosphatase, whose product MKVRAHVFVSGRVQGVFFRHETRHEAQLRGVKGWVRNLPDGRVEAVFEGEEEAVKQLIEFCKHGPPGARVTGVDVKWENYTGEFKDFEIKY is encoded by the coding sequence ATGAAGGTTAGGGCACATGTGTTTGTAAGCGGAAGAGTACAAGGTGTATTTTTTCGGCATGAAACTAGGCATGAAGCTCAGCTGCGCGGGGTGAAGGGCTGGGTTCGCAACCTCCCTGACGGCAGAGTTGAAGCGGTCTTTGAAGGCGAAGAAGAAGCCGTTAAACAACTCATAGAGTTTTGCAAACATGGACCGCCGGGTGCAAGGGTAACAGGCGTAGATGTCAAATGGGAGAATTATACTGGCGAGTTTAAGGATTTTGAAATAAAATACTAA
- a CDS encoding dihydroorotase family protein, with translation MIVDLILKDLKAYVNGAVQECCIAIKNGVVYKVGREAQMPKADNMLSLGGLLILPGLIDAHVHLRDEGKAYKEDFYTGTAAAAAGGFTTVLDMPNNTPVTMSAETLSRRMETAKRKILVNVGFYSEFPRRVEEIDTIIREGAVAFKLYLGEQIGGLNIDDDDALMEAFKTVASRVPISVHAEDKSLLRNVEERLTREGRGDVEAFLEVHSVEAEAKAVRRMVEIAEKTKAKVHFCHISTKDSLETIYKAKKAGLPITCEVTPHHLFLSAEDLKHLGAMALTAPPFRDKSHVDALWAGLRHGIIDILSSDHAPHVFAEKNAENVWGVKTGIPGLETSLPLMLTAVNAGLLGIADIVRLMAENPAKIFKLKGRGVIEEGRKADLVVVDLEREYFIDTSRFHSKAKFSPFHGKRVKGKPVKTFVGGRLVMDDGEIVAQTGCGEVILGGGAKT, from the coding sequence TTGATTGTTGACCTGATTCTAAAGGACCTAAAGGCCTACGTAAATGGCGCTGTGCAAGAATGTTGCATAGCCATTAAAAATGGCGTTGTCTACAAGGTTGGACGAGAAGCCCAAATGCCCAAGGCTGATAACATGCTCAGCCTTGGAGGGCTTCTAATATTGCCAGGCTTAATTGACGCTCACGTGCATTTGAGGGATGAGGGAAAAGCCTACAAAGAAGACTTTTACACTGGAACAGCGGCGGCCGCCGCCGGTGGCTTCACAACAGTGTTGGATATGCCCAACAACACTCCAGTCACAATGAGCGCTGAAACCTTAAGTCGGCGGATGGAAACAGCGAAGAGAAAAATTCTGGTTAATGTAGGTTTTTATTCCGAGTTTCCCAGAAGAGTGGAGGAAATTGACACTATAATCAGGGAAGGTGCTGTAGCCTTCAAGCTTTACCTAGGCGAACAGATAGGCGGACTAAATATAGACGACGATGACGCTTTGATGGAGGCATTTAAAACGGTTGCGTCCAGAGTGCCAATTTCAGTACACGCTGAAGATAAGAGTTTGCTTAGAAACGTTGAGGAAAGGCTTACCAGGGAGGGACGTGGTGATGTTGAGGCTTTTCTTGAGGTTCACTCGGTGGAGGCTGAAGCTAAAGCTGTGAGGCGCATGGTAGAGATTGCCGAAAAAACCAAAGCCAAAGTGCACTTCTGCCACATAAGCACAAAAGATAGCTTAGAAACAATTTACAAGGCGAAAAAGGCAGGGCTGCCGATAACATGCGAGGTTACCCCCCATCACCTATTTTTGTCTGCTGAAGACTTAAAGCATTTGGGAGCCATGGCTTTAACTGCTCCCCCTTTTAGAGACAAAAGCCACGTTGACGCCTTATGGGCTGGCTTAAGGCATGGAATAATTGATATACTTAGCTCAGACCATGCGCCCCACGTGTTCGCTGAGAAAAATGCCGAAAATGTTTGGGGAGTCAAAACTGGTATACCTGGACTTGAAACGTCGCTTCCGTTAATGCTGACCGCTGTTAATGCCGGATTGCTTGGAATTGCAGATATTGTTAGGCTGATGGCTGAAAATCCCGCCAAAATATTCAAACTGAAGGGGCGGGGAGTTATTGAGGAGGGCCGCAAGGCTGACTTGGTGGTTGTTGACTTGGAAAGGGAGTATTTCATAGATACGTCCAGGTTCCATTCAAAGGCTAAGTTTTCGCCTTTCCATGGTAAACGTGTTAAGGGTAAACCGGTGAAAACTTTTGTAGGCGGAAGACTTGTCATGGATGACGGCGAAATAGTTGCTCAGACGGGATGCGGCGAAGTAATCCTTGGAGGAGGTGCTAAGACTTGA
- a CDS encoding Mut7-C RNAse domain-containing protein, with protein MKFIADSMLGKLTRWLRMLGHNVKYSNKLDDAQLIGIAKKERRILLTRDLELYQQATAKGVQAFYVDGPTETENLAKIAQKFGISLDVDMSRSRCPKCNTQVKPIPKEKVAGKVEENTYTHYNDFWECPKCGKIYWQGAHWTRIRKTLETAKELSKNAKKV; from the coding sequence TTGAAATTTATTGCAGATAGTATGCTTGGAAAACTCACCCGCTGGCTTCGCATGCTCGGACATAACGTGAAGTATTCTAACAAGCTGGACGATGCCCAACTTATAGGCATAGCCAAAAAAGAGCGGAGAATTCTCCTAACAAGGGATTTAGAGCTTTACCAACAAGCTACAGCAAAAGGCGTGCAAGCCTTCTACGTTGATGGGCCGACGGAAACTGAAAACTTGGCGAAAATAGCCCAAAAATTTGGCATAAGCCTAGACGTGGATATGTCGCGGTCGCGTTGTCCAAAATGTAATACTCAAGTCAAACCAATACCAAAGGAAAAGGTTGCGGGCAAAGTTGAAGAGAACACATACACTCACTACAACGATTTCTGGGAATGTCCAAAATGCGGCAAAATCTACTGGCAAGGAGCCCACTGGACTAGAATAAGGAAAACTCTTGAAACTGCTAAGGAATTAAGTAAAAATGCGAAAAAAGTCTAG
- a CDS encoding DNA-directed RNA polymerase subunit K: MLIGPPKLTRFEKARIVGARALQIAMGAPILIETPKSSASPIDIALQELEAGILPITIRRTLPDGTYQDIPLKWLLEGEKKKSAS, encoded by the coding sequence ATCTTGATAGGACCCCCAAAGCTCACCCGCTTCGAGAAAGCAAGGATAGTGGGGGCTAGAGCCTTACAAATAGCCATGGGTGCCCCTATTCTTATCGAAACGCCGAAAAGCTCTGCAAGCCCAATAGATATAGCCCTCCAAGAGCTCGAAGCGGGAATACTGCCAATAACTATTAGGCGAACGCTGCCCGACGGCACTTACCAAGATATACCGTTAAAGTGGCTTTTGGAAGGCGAAAAGAAAAAATCCGCCTCCTAG
- a CDS encoding 50S ribosomal protein L15e, which produces MAYKYIAEAWKKPGESFVEELMRQRLIDWRRQPAVVRIEKPTRLDRARKLGYKAKQGFIVVRVRVRRGGLRKQRPRSGRRPKRMGVRKYKPAKSLRLIAEEQAARKFPNLEVLNSYWVGEDGRFKWFEVIMVDPSHPAIKSDKDVNWICQKQHRGRVFRGLTSAGKKVRGLRKKGRGAEKARPSKKAATKE; this is translated from the coding sequence TTGGCATATAAGTATATTGCGGAAGCTTGGAAAAAGCCGGGAGAATCCTTTGTTGAAGAGTTGATGCGGCAGAGACTCATAGATTGGCGTAGACAACCTGCGGTGGTTCGCATCGAAAAGCCCACACGTTTAGATAGAGCCAGAAAGCTTGGATACAAGGCTAAGCAAGGCTTTATTGTAGTCCGCGTACGCGTGAGACGAGGAGGGCTACGCAAACAGCGGCCAAGGTCTGGAAGAAGACCAAAAAGGATGGGTGTTAGAAAATACAAGCCAGCTAAAAGTTTGAGGCTTATAGCTGAGGAACAAGCTGCAAGAAAGTTTCCGAATCTTGAGGTTTTAAACTCTTACTGGGTTGGCGAAGACGGACGCTTCAAATGGTTTGAAGTTATAATGGTTGACCCCAGTCATCCAGCTATAAAATCGGATAAAGACGTAAACTGGATATGCCAAAAACAGCACAGGGGCCGCGTCTTCAGAGGGTTGACAAGCGCAGGCAAAAAAGTTAGGGGCCTACGGAAGAAAGGACGAGGTGCAGAAAAAGCTAGACCAAGCAAAAAAGCAGCTACAAAGGAGTAA
- a CDS encoding TCP-1/cpn60 chaperonin family protein, with amino-acid sequence MSSPASGIPVLVLKEGSTRSRGREAQHTNIMAARIIAETVKSSLGPKGMDKMLVDSFGDVTITSDGRTILDEMDVQHPAAKMMVEVAKTQDNEAGDGTTTAVILAGELLAKAEELIGKNIHPTIIIDGYKKAMEKALETIEKIAIPVDIKSPEYLKKAAMTSMASKLVAESREYLAELAVKAVLQVAENVDGKYKVDIDDVKVEKKPGESIRDTMLINGIVLDKEVVHSGMPKRVENAKIALLDAPLEIEKTEFDAKINIESPEQMEAFLRQEEAMLKEMVEKIVAVGANVVLCQKGIDDMAQHFLARKGILAVRRVKKSDMEKLAKATGGKIITNLDDMTPADLGFASVVEERKVGDDKMTFVEGCKNPRSVTILIRGATERIVDEAERSLHDAICVVRDVVEEPKILAGGGAPELEIARILKKYAETLPGREQLAVKSFADALEVIPATLTENAGLDPIDILSELRAKHEKGETWAGIEVHSGKVQDMREAGVFEPISVKKQVVKSATEAASMILKIDDVIAAGKAKMPPTPPKGPPEGEF; translated from the coding sequence TTGTCTTCACCCGCATCTGGAATCCCAGTTCTAGTGTTAAAAGAGGGTTCAACCCGTTCGAGGGGCAGAGAAGCCCAGCACACCAACATCATGGCGGCGCGCATAATAGCAGAAACAGTGAAAAGCTCCCTCGGCCCGAAAGGCATGGATAAAATGCTTGTGGATAGCTTCGGCGACGTCACGATAACCAGCGATGGACGCACAATTTTAGATGAAATGGATGTACAGCATCCAGCAGCCAAGATGATGGTGGAAGTAGCCAAAACTCAAGACAATGAAGCTGGAGACGGTACCACAACGGCGGTTATTTTGGCTGGAGAATTGTTAGCAAAAGCTGAGGAACTTATAGGAAAGAATATTCATCCAACAATCATAATTGATGGTTACAAGAAGGCCATGGAGAAGGCTCTTGAAACCATCGAGAAAATAGCCATACCAGTGGACATAAAATCGCCAGAATATCTGAAGAAAGCGGCTATGACTTCCATGGCAAGCAAGCTTGTAGCTGAAAGTAGGGAATATTTGGCTGAACTGGCTGTTAAAGCAGTCCTGCAAGTCGCCGAAAACGTGGACGGCAAATACAAGGTAGACATTGACGATGTGAAAGTTGAGAAAAAGCCCGGCGAATCGATAAGGGATACAATGCTAATAAACGGCATAGTCTTGGACAAAGAAGTCGTTCACTCCGGCATGCCTAAACGCGTGGAAAACGCAAAAATCGCCCTGCTTGACGCGCCGTTGGAAATTGAAAAAACAGAATTTGACGCAAAAATTAACATTGAAAGCCCAGAGCAAATGGAAGCTTTCCTTAGACAGGAAGAAGCAATGCTAAAGGAGATGGTGGAGAAGATCGTCGCAGTGGGCGCCAACGTCGTCTTATGCCAGAAGGGTATAGATGACATGGCACAGCATTTCCTAGCCAGAAAAGGAATCCTCGCTGTGAGAAGGGTCAAAAAGTCAGATATGGAAAAGCTTGCCAAGGCTACTGGAGGAAAAATAATAACAAACTTGGATGACATGACACCAGCAGATCTAGGGTTTGCAAGCGTTGTCGAAGAACGCAAAGTTGGCGATGATAAAATGACTTTTGTAGAAGGATGCAAGAATCCCCGCTCAGTAACCATCCTCATCAGAGGCGCAACTGAACGCATTGTGGATGAAGCGGAACGCTCCCTACACGACGCCATCTGCGTAGTCCGAGACGTTGTCGAAGAGCCAAAAATTTTGGCTGGCGGCGGAGCCCCAGAATTAGAAATAGCCCGCATTCTAAAGAAGTATGCGGAAACCCTTCCAGGCAGAGAGCAACTGGCTGTAAAAAGCTTTGCAGATGCCTTAGAGGTTATACCGGCGACCCTAACTGAAAACGCCGGATTAGATCCAATAGACATTTTGTCAGAGCTAAGGGCAAAACATGAAAAAGGCGAAACATGGGCCGGAATTGAAGTTCACTCTGGAAAAGTTCAGGACATGAGAGAAGCGGGAGTCTTTGAGCCAATATCAGTAAAGAAGCAAGTAGTGAAATCTGCAACAGAAGCTGCTTCGATGATACTCAAAATTGACGATGTTATCGCTGCTGGAAAAGCCAAAATGCCCCCAACGCCGCCCAAGGGCCCGCCTGAAGGCGAATTCTAG
- a CDS encoding rhomboid family intramembrane serine protease has translation MLPLKDLNRPSRTPHVNRMLLMINILIFLLYWLSEEGLFLPKIASQIERRFVMYPQEIVQGERLYTLVTSMFMHADWWHLLGNMLFLYIFGDNIEDIFGHGGYFVFYIICGVTAAFTHILSLYLGLTSPADFTRGVVGASGAISGVLGAYIVLFPKAKILTWVIYFILPIPAVLFLGFWFLLQWFYGLFEIGSQTAYWAHIGGFIMGMILATAFGLERKQKRERKHHQ, from the coding sequence TTGCTTCCGCTTAAGGACTTAAACCGTCCTTCAAGGACACCCCATGTAAACCGTATGCTCCTTATGATTAACATACTCATCTTCCTATTATATTGGCTCTCAGAAGAGGGACTTTTCCTTCCAAAAATTGCCAGCCAAATTGAACGTAGGTTTGTTATGTATCCCCAAGAGATTGTGCAAGGAGAAAGACTTTATACGCTTGTAACGTCCATGTTTATGCATGCTGACTGGTGGCATTTACTCGGCAACATGCTCTTTCTTTACATTTTTGGAGACAACATTGAGGATATTTTCGGTCACGGCGGCTATTTTGTCTTTTACATAATTTGTGGCGTAACAGCAGCCTTCACCCATATACTAAGCCTATATTTGGGTTTAACCTCTCCTGCGGATTTCACGAGAGGCGTTGTTGGAGCTTCCGGCGCGATTTCCGGAGTGTTAGGCGCCTATATCGTACTTTTTCCAAAAGCTAAAATACTAACATGGGTTATCTATTTTATACTGCCAATTCCAGCTGTTTTGTTTCTTGGTTTCTGGTTTCTGCTCCAATGGTTTTACGGATTGTTTGAAATCGGAAGCCAAACAGCCTACTGGGCGCACATAGGCGGCTTCATAATGGGCATGATTTTGGCAACTGCCTTCGGATTGGAAAGAAAACAGAAAAGAGAACGAAAACACCACCAGTAA
- a CDS encoding DUF402 domain-containing protein: protein MKARVRGIYATALTKLLLENGFKVVQPSQAIKLRFGMADNSEPPDIKIEDRHDLQGVVVLGKREAVKAFKTILQAILEDAITREWGVSVDGIYKGCIIGEDEMGLYVKIGNEAVGVLPKNEASIQNQNEILVQVERKRIGGKTPILTTQLKIVGDCAILIQNGRVGVSLKIRDVAKRAELYALGKQLAPEGWGIIWRKPAAHKPREVLENEVKMLVEKAKVLAEKASSATAPSLLVEGLHFMSVEFPSISKRKLDALRTLVTPTLDGHHFYKSCGGRVSAALEMAEKLLEKGQSLDEVKKLFVEQTAAEFPEEGVTVSVEHVKLSGAVFNLGQAILEVLDNGEIRYCRTMKTDGFYDGLGTVKEAGDRAVSQTKTGEWHIITNYYSKDSVWKGAYININTPVEVYPNALRYVDLEVDICIRPDGETKILDMEKLDKALEQGLIGKLLYERVNAEVKEVLENKPAVPR from the coding sequence TTGAAGGCGAGAGTTAGAGGCATATACGCCACAGCCCTAACAAAGTTGTTGTTGGAAAACGGCTTTAAAGTTGTCCAGCCATCCCAAGCTATAAAGTTGCGTTTCGGCATGGCTGACAACAGTGAGCCTCCAGACATTAAAATTGAAGATAGACATGACCTCCAAGGAGTTGTGGTGCTAGGCAAGAGGGAAGCCGTAAAAGCCTTCAAGACCATCCTACAAGCAATCCTTGAAGATGCTATAACAAGAGAATGGGGCGTAAGTGTGGATGGCATATACAAAGGCTGCATCATTGGCGAAGACGAGATGGGCCTTTATGTGAAAATTGGAAACGAAGCCGTGGGGGTTCTCCCAAAAAACGAAGCCTCAATCCAAAATCAGAATGAAATCCTTGTGCAAGTTGAACGGAAACGTATTGGCGGAAAAACTCCAATCCTGACGACGCAACTGAAAATTGTCGGAGACTGTGCCATTCTCATCCAAAATGGCCGCGTAGGCGTAAGCCTAAAAATCCGAGACGTCGCCAAACGGGCGGAGCTTTACGCTTTGGGGAAGCAGCTGGCGCCTGAAGGCTGGGGTATAATCTGGCGGAAGCCAGCAGCCCATAAACCAAGAGAAGTCTTAGAAAACGAGGTGAAGATGCTTGTGGAAAAAGCCAAGGTTTTAGCTGAGAAGGCTTCCTCAGCCACAGCGCCATCCCTCCTGGTTGAAGGCTTACATTTCATGAGCGTTGAGTTTCCAAGCATTTCAAAAAGAAAGTTGGATGCTTTGAGGACTTTGGTCACGCCAACCTTAGATGGGCATCACTTCTATAAGAGTTGTGGCGGCAGAGTTTCCGCCGCGTTAGAGATGGCTGAAAAACTTTTAGAGAAAGGGCAAAGCCTAGATGAAGTGAAAAAGCTTTTCGTGGAGCAGACAGCCGCTGAGTTTCCAGAAGAAGGCGTGACTGTGAGTGTGGAGCATGTAAAGCTTAGCGGTGCGGTCTTTAACCTTGGACAGGCAATCCTTGAAGTCCTAGACAACGGTGAGATACGCTACTGTAGGACCATGAAGACTGACGGCTTTTACGATGGTCTGGGCACTGTTAAGGAGGCTGGCGACCGGGCGGTGAGCCAGACAAAAACCGGCGAGTGGCACATCATAACAAACTATTACTCGAAGGATAGTGTGTGGAAAGGAGCCTACATAAACATAAATACACCAGTAGAGGTTTATCCAAACGCCTTACGCTATGTGGATTTAGAGGTTGACATTTGCATCCGTCCAGACGGCGAAACCAAAATACTCGATATGGAAAAACTGGATAAAGCCTTAGAACAAGGTTTGATTGGCAAGCTGCTCTATGAAAGGGTAAACGCTGAAGTTAAGGAAGTCCTTGAAAATAAACCGGCTGTGCCACGTTAA
- a CDS encoding Rpp14/Pop5 family protein, producing MRDKVRRRYFALKIDSNEKISQKEFMDAVWETILRLYGEYGASKMGLTLINYDADKGLAIIRATHTEIDKFRAAIAFITGMAAKPAAVRIITVSGTLKALHKKIGIKTH from the coding sequence ATGAGGGACAAAGTTAGACGCAGATACTTTGCGCTTAAAATCGATTCAAATGAGAAAATAAGCCAAAAAGAGTTTATGGACGCTGTTTGGGAGACCATTTTGAGGCTTTATGGTGAATATGGTGCAAGTAAAATGGGTCTAACATTAATTAATTATGACGCAGACAAAGGACTTGCCATAATCCGTGCGACCCACACTGAAATTGATAAATTTAGAGCAGCCATAGCCTTCATAACTGGAATGGCAGCTAAACCAGCAGCTGTGCGGATCATAACGGTTTCTGGAACCCTTAAAGCACTTCACAAAAAAATTGGAATCAAGACTCATTGA
- a CDS encoding RNA 3'-terminal phosphate cyclase: protein MIEIDGSQKSGSGTILRLSVALASIIGESIHIYNIRQNRPQPGLRPQHLEAVLTAAKLCDAEVKGAVLNSRELWFMPRSIKGGRFEAEIGTAGSIPMLIMTVLPICIFAENTVRLHVSKGGTDVSNSPTINYMRNVFLPVLRRMGINAAITVRKYGYYPKGMGEAILTVEPCKELKPLSIEEFGILKTIKGVSVCTFLADRRVAERQAEAANNYLRGKGLTADIQIINDHSNPLQKGSSLVLWAETDKGAVLGADAIGELRKTSEAVGVEAAEKLYMEVNSRATVDVHLADMLIPYITLARGRSVYYTRELSDHLETNIWLAELLLGVRFKVEKVNGLYRVEKVG from the coding sequence TTGATTGAAATTGATGGAAGCCAGAAAAGCGGAAGCGGCACAATACTGAGGCTTTCGGTAGCCCTAGCCTCCATAATCGGTGAGTCCATCCACATTTACAATATTAGGCAGAACAGGCCGCAGCCAGGCTTAAGACCCCAACATTTAGAAGCTGTCTTAACTGCAGCGAAACTCTGCGACGCAGAAGTGAAAGGAGCTGTCTTAAATTCTCGAGAACTTTGGTTCATGCCTAGAAGCATTAAGGGCGGAAGGTTTGAGGCTGAAATTGGCACAGCTGGAAGCATTCCTATGTTGATAATGACAGTTTTGCCCATATGTATCTTTGCTGAAAACACTGTTCGTTTGCACGTTTCGAAGGGCGGAACTGATGTTTCCAACTCACCGACGATAAATTACATGCGAAACGTTTTCCTTCCAGTGTTGAGGCGTATGGGCATAAATGCAGCCATAACTGTTCGTAAGTACGGCTACTATCCGAAAGGTATGGGTGAAGCTATATTAACCGTCGAGCCATGCAAGGAGCTTAAACCTCTTTCCATAGAAGAGTTCGGCATACTAAAAACTATTAAAGGTGTTTCTGTATGTACTTTTCTAGCTGACAGAAGAGTTGCTGAACGACAGGCGGAAGCCGCTAACAACTATCTTCGCGGCAAAGGCTTAACCGCGGACATCCAAATAATAAATGATCACTCTAATCCATTACAGAAGGGCAGCTCGCTTGTCCTTTGGGCTGAAACCGACAAAGGCGCTGTCCTAGGCGCAGACGCTATAGGTGAACTGCGGAAAACCAGTGAAGCGGTGGGTGTGGAGGCAGCTGAAAAACTATATATGGAGGTTAATTCGAGAGCCACTGTTGATGTGCATTTAGCTGATATGCTGATTCCATACATAACCCTAGCAAGGGGGAGATCCGTCTACTACACGAGGGAGCTTTCTGACCATTTAGAGACAAACATTTGGCTGGCCGAACTCCTTTTAGGTGTTAGGTTTAAGGTAGAGAAGGTCAACGGCCTTTACAGAGTTGAAAAGGTTGGCTAG
- a CDS encoding TIGR00289 family protein — MRVAVLATGGKDSTLALYRVLKGGYEVKYLVSMIPAREDSWMFHYPNMHLINLFAEAVGLPLIKGETSGIKEVEVEDLKNLVARLDVEGLVCGAIASNYQKTRIEKLCEQLNLKFIAPLWGEDEQKILEEILALNFEVIITGIYAYGFSKEWLGRRINADTVKALIDLKRAFGVSLVGEGGEYETLVLDAPFFSKKLRIVEAETVWKGQSGYLLVKNAKLEDKLGK, encoded by the coding sequence ATGCGAGTAGCAGTTTTAGCCACTGGTGGAAAAGACTCCACCCTCGCCCTCTACAGGGTTCTGAAAGGCGGCTATGAGGTAAAATATCTTGTAAGTATGATTCCGGCGAGGGAGGACAGTTGGATGTTCCATTATCCCAACATGCATCTGATAAATTTGTTCGCTGAGGCTGTAGGGTTGCCCCTTATAAAAGGCGAAACTTCAGGAATAAAGGAAGTTGAAGTTGAAGATCTGAAAAATTTGGTTGCCAGACTTGACGTTGAGGGACTAGTTTGCGGTGCTATCGCATCCAACTACCAAAAAACAAGAATAGAGAAGCTCTGTGAACAATTAAACTTAAAGTTTATAGCCCCACTTTGGGGGGAAGACGAACAGAAAATTTTGGAAGAAATTTTAGCTCTAAATTTTGAAGTTATTATCACAGGCATCTACGCCTATGGATTTTCAAAAGAATGGCTCGGCAGAAGAATTAACGCGGATACAGTTAAGGCTTTAATTGATTTGAAAAGAGCATTCGGTGTTTCTCTTGTGGGGGAGGGGGGTGAGTATGAAACTTTAGTGCTTGACGCCCCATTTTTTAGTAAAAAACTGAGAATTGTCGAAGCTGAAACTGTTTGGAAAGGCCAGAGTGGATATCTACTTGTTAAAAATGCCAAGCTTGAAGACAAGTTGGGTAAGTAA